A single region of the Brassica rapa cultivar Chiifu-401-42 chromosome A03, CAAS_Brap_v3.01, whole genome shotgun sequence genome encodes:
- the LOC103857791 gene encoding chromosome partition protein Smc isoform X21, producing the protein MDDEKKKKRNKKKKNKQNNSKRADGDAIPTEDGNHNGDADIALINQVPDSIELEPSSQQIIINQADEPGVVDYTSPNSEAVLEETIKQLRDEIGSHLQKEAVFEETVRRLETENESHIQKEALLEERLEHLRTESEAHIQKQALLEERLEHLRTENEPHIEKEALLEERLLHLRTENEAYIQKQAQLEERLLHLRTENETLKQNEEKLEERHVQYKTKNDVLVHEMSSTEVKMRELLDERSTFSQKEASLEKKLQQLQHDEESSTAAAEKSSIEMISSLNNEIGTLRAQVMKLEESRSNLQEQNNSLVETVSSLQVQRENHDNNVKGASEEELNSQIEAACTLVEKLITENAELVEKVNELCIQLNQSQRAFASPPESLAIEVQKSDALEEIPIHDEMIRIDDSGDIETALLERNLSEETVPVSVNPNGEIDVESQVAVAGEAEEVSGGVPLVDAPLIGAPFRLVSFVARYVSGADLAEKKQFL; encoded by the exons ATGgatgatgagaagaagaagaagagaaacaagaagaagaagaacaagcaGAACAATAGCAAACGTGCAGACGGTGACGCTATACCTACCGAGGATGGGAATCATAACGGAGACGCTGACATTGCTCTAATCAACCAAGTCCCTGATTCCATTGAGTTGGAACCATCATCTCAACAGATCATCATCAAT CAGGCAGATGAACCTGGTGTTGTTGACTACACGTCTCCAAATAGCGAG GCGGTTCTGGAAGAAACAATCAAACAGTTACGTGATGAGATTGGGTCCCACCTTCAGAAAGAG GCTGTTTTTGAAGAAACTGTTAGACGCTTGGAAACTGAGAATGAATCTCACATACAGAAAGAG GCACTGTTGGAAGAAAGGCTTGAGCATTTAAGAACAGAAAGTGAAGCTCATATACAGAAGCAG GCACTGTTAGAAGAAAGGCTTGAGCATCTGAGAACAGAAAATGAACCTCACATAGAAAAAGAG GCACTGTTAGAAGAAAGGCTCTTGCATTTGAGAACAGAGAATGAAGCTTACATACAAAAACAG GCACAGTTAGAAGAAAGGCTCTTGCATTTGAGAACTGAGAATGAAACTCTCAAACAGAACGAG GAAAAGTTGGAGGAAAGACATGTTCAGTATAAAACAAAGAACGACGTGCTTGTTCATGAAATG TCTAGTACAGAAGTCAAAATGAGAGAATTGCTTGACGAAAGATCTACCTTCTCTCAGAAAGAG GCAAGTCTAGAGAAAAAACTTCAGCAACTTCAACATGATGAAGAATCTTCGACTGCAGCTGCGGAG AAGTCATCCATAGAAATGATTTCGAGCCTGAACAATGAAATTGGAACACTGCGAGCACAG GTAATGAAGTTGGAAGAATCTAGGAGTAATCTTCAGGAGCAGAACAATAGTCTTGTGGAAACTGTGTCCAGTCTTCAAGTCCAGCGTGAAAACCATGACAATAACGTGAAG GGTGCTTCTGAGGAAGAACTAAACTCACAGATTGAAGCAGCTTGTACTCTAGTTGAAAAGCTTATCACTGAAAATGCTGAACTTGTTGAGAAG GTGAACGAGTTGTGCATTCAGCTAAACCAATCGCAGCGTGCTTTTGCTTCACCCCCTGAGAGCCTAGCAATTGAAGTACAGAAGTCTGATGCCTTAGAAGAAATACCCATTCACGACGAGATGATTAGAATTGACGACTCTGGAGACATTGAAACTGCACTGTTGGAGAGAAACTTATCAGAAGAAACAGTGCCGGTTTCTGTGAACCCGAATGGGGAAATAGATGTGGAATCACAGGTTGCAGTAGCTGGAGAAGCAGAAGAAGTAAGTGGTGGTGTGCCTCTGGTGGACGCTCCACTGATCGGTGCGCCGTTCAGGCTCGTCTCATTTGTAGCAAGATACGTGAGTGGTGCAGATTTGGCGGAAAAGAAACAGTTTTTGTAA
- the LOC103857791 gene encoding chromosome partition protein Smc isoform X17: MDDEKKKKRNKKKKNKQNNSKRADGDAIPTEDGNHNGDADIALINQVPDSIELEPSSQQIIINQADEPGVVDYTSPNSEAVLEETIKQLRDEIGSHLQKEAVFEETVRRLETENESHIQKEALLEERLEHLRTESEAHIQKQALLEERLEHLRTENEAHIEKEGLLEERLEHLKTENEAHIQSEALLEERLLHLRTENEAYIQKQAQLEERLLHLRTENETLKQNEEKLEERHVQYKTKNDVLVHEMSSTEVKMRELLDERSTFSQKEASLEKKLQQLQHDEESSTAAAEKSSIEMISSLNNEIGTLRAQVMKLEESRSNLQEQNNSLVETVSSLQVQRENHDNNVKGASEEELNSQIEAACTLVEKLITENAELVEKVNELCIQLNQSQRAFASPPESLAIEVQKSDALEEIPIHDEMIRIDDSGDIETALLERNLSEETVPVSVNPNGEIDVESQVAVAGEAEEVSGGVPLVDAPLIGAPFRLVSFVARYVSGADLAEKKQFL, from the exons ATGgatgatgagaagaagaagaagagaaacaagaagaagaagaacaagcaGAACAATAGCAAACGTGCAGACGGTGACGCTATACCTACCGAGGATGGGAATCATAACGGAGACGCTGACATTGCTCTAATCAACCAAGTCCCTGATTCCATTGAGTTGGAACCATCATCTCAACAGATCATCATCAAT CAGGCAGATGAACCTGGTGTTGTTGACTACACGTCTCCAAATAGCGAG GCGGTTCTGGAAGAAACAATCAAACAGTTACGTGATGAGATTGGGTCCCACCTTCAGAAAGAG GCTGTTTTTGAAGAAACTGTTAGACGCTTGGAAACTGAGAATGAATCTCACATACAGAAAGAG GCACTGTTGGAAGAAAGGCTTGAGCATTTAAGAACAGAAAGTGAAGCTCATATACAGAAGCAG GCACTGTTAGAAGAAAGGCTTGAGCATCTGAGAACAGAAA ATGAAGCTCACATAGAGAAAGAG GGACTGTTAGAAGAGAGGCTTGAGCATTTGAAAACAGAAAATGAAGCTCACATTCAAAGTGAG GCACTGTTAGAAGAAAGGCTCTTGCATTTGAGAACAGAGAATGAAGCTTACATACAAAAACAG GCACAGTTAGAAGAAAGGCTCTTGCATTTGAGAACTGAGAATGAAACTCTCAAACAGAACGAG GAAAAGTTGGAGGAAAGACATGTTCAGTATAAAACAAAGAACGACGTGCTTGTTCATGAAATG TCTAGTACAGAAGTCAAAATGAGAGAATTGCTTGACGAAAGATCTACCTTCTCTCAGAAAGAG GCAAGTCTAGAGAAAAAACTTCAGCAACTTCAACATGATGAAGAATCTTCGACTGCAGCTGCGGAG AAGTCATCCATAGAAATGATTTCGAGCCTGAACAATGAAATTGGAACACTGCGAGCACAG GTAATGAAGTTGGAAGAATCTAGGAGTAATCTTCAGGAGCAGAACAATAGTCTTGTGGAAACTGTGTCCAGTCTTCAAGTCCAGCGTGAAAACCATGACAATAACGTGAAG GGTGCTTCTGAGGAAGAACTAAACTCACAGATTGAAGCAGCTTGTACTCTAGTTGAAAAGCTTATCACTGAAAATGCTGAACTTGTTGAGAAG GTGAACGAGTTGTGCATTCAGCTAAACCAATCGCAGCGTGCTTTTGCTTCACCCCCTGAGAGCCTAGCAATTGAAGTACAGAAGTCTGATGCCTTAGAAGAAATACCCATTCACGACGAGATGATTAGAATTGACGACTCTGGAGACATTGAAACTGCACTGTTGGAGAGAAACTTATCAGAAGAAACAGTGCCGGTTTCTGTGAACCCGAATGGGGAAATAGATGTGGAATCACAGGTTGCAGTAGCTGGAGAAGCAGAAGAAGTAAGTGGTGGTGTGCCTCTGGTGGACGCTCCACTGATCGGTGCGCCGTTCAGGCTCGTCTCATTTGTAGCAAGATACGTGAGTGGTGCAGATTTGGCGGAAAAGAAACAGTTTTTGTAA
- the LOC103857791 gene encoding sporulation-specific protein 15 isoform X6 codes for MDDEKKKKRNKKKKNKQNNSKRADGDAIPTEDGNHNGDADIALINQVPDSIELEPSSQQIIINQADEPGVVDYTSPNSEAVLEETIKQLRDEIGSHLQKEAVFEETVRRLETENESHIQKEALLEERLEHLRTENEPHIEKEVQLEKMVADLRTQNEAHIEKEVQLEKTVADLRTQNEAHIEKEVQLEKTVADLRTQNEAHIEKEGLLEERLEHLKTENEAHIQSEALLEERLLHLRTENEAYIQKQAQLEERLLHLRTENETLKQNEEKLEERHVQYKTKNDVLVHEMSSTEVKMRELLDERSTFSQKEASLEKKLQQLQHDEESSTAAAEKSSIEMISSLNNEIGTLRAQVMKLEESRSNLQEQNNSLVETVSSLQVQRENHDNNVKGASEEELNSQIEAACTLVEKLITENAELVEKVNELCIQLNQSQRAFASPPESLAIEVQKSDALEEIPIHDEMIRIDDSGDIETALLERNLSEETVPVSVNPNGEIDVESQVAVAGEAEEVSGGVPLVDAPLIGAPFRLVSFVARYVSGADLAEKKQFL; via the exons ATGgatgatgagaagaagaagaagagaaacaagaagaagaagaacaagcaGAACAATAGCAAACGTGCAGACGGTGACGCTATACCTACCGAGGATGGGAATCATAACGGAGACGCTGACATTGCTCTAATCAACCAAGTCCCTGATTCCATTGAGTTGGAACCATCATCTCAACAGATCATCATCAAT CAGGCAGATGAACCTGGTGTTGTTGACTACACGTCTCCAAATAGCGAG GCGGTTCTGGAAGAAACAATCAAACAGTTACGTGATGAGATTGGGTCCCACCTTCAGAAAGAG GCTGTTTTTGAAGAAACTGTTAGACGCTTGGAAACTGAGAATGAATCTCACATACAGAAAGAG GCACTGTTAGAAGAAAGGCTTGAGCATCTGAGAACAGAAAATGAACCTCACATAGAAAAAGAG GTACAGTTAGAAAAAATGGTTGCGGATTTGAGAACGCAAAATGAAGCTCACATAGAGAAAGAG GTACAGTTAGAAAAAACGGTTGCGGATTTGAGAACGCAAAATGAAGCTCACATAGAGAAAGAG GTACAGTTAGAAAAAACGGTTGCGGATTTGAGAACGCAAAATGAAGCTCACATAGAGAAAGAG GGACTGTTAGAAGAGAGGCTTGAGCATTTGAAAACAGAAAATGAAGCTCACATTCAAAGTGAG GCACTGTTAGAAGAAAGGCTCTTGCATTTGAGAACAGAGAATGAAGCTTACATACAAAAACAG GCACAGTTAGAAGAAAGGCTCTTGCATTTGAGAACTGAGAATGAAACTCTCAAACAGAACGAG GAAAAGTTGGAGGAAAGACATGTTCAGTATAAAACAAAGAACGACGTGCTTGTTCATGAAATG TCTAGTACAGAAGTCAAAATGAGAGAATTGCTTGACGAAAGATCTACCTTCTCTCAGAAAGAG GCAAGTCTAGAGAAAAAACTTCAGCAACTTCAACATGATGAAGAATCTTCGACTGCAGCTGCGGAG AAGTCATCCATAGAAATGATTTCGAGCCTGAACAATGAAATTGGAACACTGCGAGCACAG GTAATGAAGTTGGAAGAATCTAGGAGTAATCTTCAGGAGCAGAACAATAGTCTTGTGGAAACTGTGTCCAGTCTTCAAGTCCAGCGTGAAAACCATGACAATAACGTGAAG GGTGCTTCTGAGGAAGAACTAAACTCACAGATTGAAGCAGCTTGTACTCTAGTTGAAAAGCTTATCACTGAAAATGCTGAACTTGTTGAGAAG GTGAACGAGTTGTGCATTCAGCTAAACCAATCGCAGCGTGCTTTTGCTTCACCCCCTGAGAGCCTAGCAATTGAAGTACAGAAGTCTGATGCCTTAGAAGAAATACCCATTCACGACGAGATGATTAGAATTGACGACTCTGGAGACATTGAAACTGCACTGTTGGAGAGAAACTTATCAGAAGAAACAGTGCCGGTTTCTGTGAACCCGAATGGGGAAATAGATGTGGAATCACAGGTTGCAGTAGCTGGAGAAGCAGAAGAAGTAAGTGGTGGTGTGCCTCTGGTGGACGCTCCACTGATCGGTGCGCCGTTCAGGCTCGTCTCATTTGTAGCAAGATACGTGAGTGGTGCAGATTTGGCGGAAAAGAAACAGTTTTTGTAA
- the LOC103857791 gene encoding sporulation-specific protein 15 isoform X15, with the protein MDDEKKKKRNKKKKNKQNNSKRADGDAIPTEDGNHNGDADIALINQVPDSIELEPSSQQIIINQADEPGVVDYTSPNSEAVLEETIKQLRDEIGSHLQKEAVFEETVRRLETENESHIQKEALLEERLEHLRTENEPHIEKEVQLEKMVADLRTQNEAHIEKEVQLEKTVADLRTQNEAHIEKEGLLEERLEHLKTENEAHIQSEALLEERLLHLRTENEAYIQKQAQLEERLLHLRTENETLKQNEEKLEERHVQYKTKNDVLVHEMSSTEVKMRELLDERSTFSQKEASLEKKLQQLQHDEESSTAAAEKSSIEMISSLNNEIGTLRAQVMKLEESRSNLQEQNNSLVETVSSLQVQRENHDNNVKGASEEELNSQIEAACTLVEKLITENAELVEKVNELCIQLNQSQRAFASPPESLAIEVQKSDALEEIPIHDEMIRIDDSGDIETALLERNLSEETVPVSVNPNGEIDVESQVAVAGEAEEVSGGVPLVDAPLIGAPFRLVSFVARYVSGADLAEKKQFL; encoded by the exons ATGgatgatgagaagaagaagaagagaaacaagaagaagaagaacaagcaGAACAATAGCAAACGTGCAGACGGTGACGCTATACCTACCGAGGATGGGAATCATAACGGAGACGCTGACATTGCTCTAATCAACCAAGTCCCTGATTCCATTGAGTTGGAACCATCATCTCAACAGATCATCATCAAT CAGGCAGATGAACCTGGTGTTGTTGACTACACGTCTCCAAATAGCGAG GCGGTTCTGGAAGAAACAATCAAACAGTTACGTGATGAGATTGGGTCCCACCTTCAGAAAGAG GCTGTTTTTGAAGAAACTGTTAGACGCTTGGAAACTGAGAATGAATCTCACATACAGAAAGAG GCACTGTTAGAAGAAAGGCTTGAGCATCTGAGAACAGAAAATGAACCTCACATAGAAAAAGAG GTACAGTTAGAAAAAATGGTTGCGGATTTGAGAACGCAAAATGAAGCTCACATAGAGAAAGAG GTACAGTTAGAAAAAACGGTTGCGGATTTGAGAACGCAAAATGAAGCTCACATAGAGAAAGAG GGACTGTTAGAAGAGAGGCTTGAGCATTTGAAAACAGAAAATGAAGCTCACATTCAAAGTGAG GCACTGTTAGAAGAAAGGCTCTTGCATTTGAGAACAGAGAATGAAGCTTACATACAAAAACAG GCACAGTTAGAAGAAAGGCTCTTGCATTTGAGAACTGAGAATGAAACTCTCAAACAGAACGAG GAAAAGTTGGAGGAAAGACATGTTCAGTATAAAACAAAGAACGACGTGCTTGTTCATGAAATG TCTAGTACAGAAGTCAAAATGAGAGAATTGCTTGACGAAAGATCTACCTTCTCTCAGAAAGAG GCAAGTCTAGAGAAAAAACTTCAGCAACTTCAACATGATGAAGAATCTTCGACTGCAGCTGCGGAG AAGTCATCCATAGAAATGATTTCGAGCCTGAACAATGAAATTGGAACACTGCGAGCACAG GTAATGAAGTTGGAAGAATCTAGGAGTAATCTTCAGGAGCAGAACAATAGTCTTGTGGAAACTGTGTCCAGTCTTCAAGTCCAGCGTGAAAACCATGACAATAACGTGAAG GGTGCTTCTGAGGAAGAACTAAACTCACAGATTGAAGCAGCTTGTACTCTAGTTGAAAAGCTTATCACTGAAAATGCTGAACTTGTTGAGAAG GTGAACGAGTTGTGCATTCAGCTAAACCAATCGCAGCGTGCTTTTGCTTCACCCCCTGAGAGCCTAGCAATTGAAGTACAGAAGTCTGATGCCTTAGAAGAAATACCCATTCACGACGAGATGATTAGAATTGACGACTCTGGAGACATTGAAACTGCACTGTTGGAGAGAAACTTATCAGAAGAAACAGTGCCGGTTTCTGTGAACCCGAATGGGGAAATAGATGTGGAATCACAGGTTGCAGTAGCTGGAGAAGCAGAAGAAGTAAGTGGTGGTGTGCCTCTGGTGGACGCTCCACTGATCGGTGCGCCGTTCAGGCTCGTCTCATTTGTAGCAAGATACGTGAGTGGTGCAGATTTGGCGGAAAAGAAACAGTTTTTGTAA
- the LOC103857791 gene encoding chromosome partition protein Smc isoform X20 — MDDEKKKKRNKKKKNKQNNSKRADGDAIPTEDGNHNGDADIALINQVPDSIELEPSSQQIIINQADEPGVVDYTSPNSEAVLEETIKQLRDEIGSHLQKEAVFEETVRRLETENESHIQKEALLEERLEHLRTENEPHIEKEVQLEKTVADLRTQNEAHIEKEGLLEERLEHLKTENEAHIQSEALLEERLLHLRTENEAYIQKQAQLEERLLHLRTENETLKQNEEKLEERHVQYKTKNDVLVHEMSSTEVKMRELLDERSTFSQKEASLEKKLQQLQHDEESSTAAAEKSSIEMISSLNNEIGTLRAQVMKLEESRSNLQEQNNSLVETVSSLQVQRENHDNNVKGASEEELNSQIEAACTLVEKLITENAELVEKVNELCIQLNQSQRAFASPPESLAIEVQKSDALEEIPIHDEMIRIDDSGDIETALLERNLSEETVPVSVNPNGEIDVESQVAVAGEAEEVSGGVPLVDAPLIGAPFRLVSFVARYVSGADLAEKKQFL, encoded by the exons ATGgatgatgagaagaagaagaagagaaacaagaagaagaagaacaagcaGAACAATAGCAAACGTGCAGACGGTGACGCTATACCTACCGAGGATGGGAATCATAACGGAGACGCTGACATTGCTCTAATCAACCAAGTCCCTGATTCCATTGAGTTGGAACCATCATCTCAACAGATCATCATCAAT CAGGCAGATGAACCTGGTGTTGTTGACTACACGTCTCCAAATAGCGAG GCGGTTCTGGAAGAAACAATCAAACAGTTACGTGATGAGATTGGGTCCCACCTTCAGAAAGAG GCTGTTTTTGAAGAAACTGTTAGACGCTTGGAAACTGAGAATGAATCTCACATACAGAAAGAG GCACTGTTAGAAGAAAGGCTTGAGCATCTGAGAACAGAAAATGAACCTCACATAGAAAAAGAG GTACAGTTAGAAAAAACGGTTGCGGATTTGAGAACGCAAAATGAAGCTCACATAGAGAAAGAG GGACTGTTAGAAGAGAGGCTTGAGCATTTGAAAACAGAAAATGAAGCTCACATTCAAAGTGAG GCACTGTTAGAAGAAAGGCTCTTGCATTTGAGAACAGAGAATGAAGCTTACATACAAAAACAG GCACAGTTAGAAGAAAGGCTCTTGCATTTGAGAACTGAGAATGAAACTCTCAAACAGAACGAG GAAAAGTTGGAGGAAAGACATGTTCAGTATAAAACAAAGAACGACGTGCTTGTTCATGAAATG TCTAGTACAGAAGTCAAAATGAGAGAATTGCTTGACGAAAGATCTACCTTCTCTCAGAAAGAG GCAAGTCTAGAGAAAAAACTTCAGCAACTTCAACATGATGAAGAATCTTCGACTGCAGCTGCGGAG AAGTCATCCATAGAAATGATTTCGAGCCTGAACAATGAAATTGGAACACTGCGAGCACAG GTAATGAAGTTGGAAGAATCTAGGAGTAATCTTCAGGAGCAGAACAATAGTCTTGTGGAAACTGTGTCCAGTCTTCAAGTCCAGCGTGAAAACCATGACAATAACGTGAAG GGTGCTTCTGAGGAAGAACTAAACTCACAGATTGAAGCAGCTTGTACTCTAGTTGAAAAGCTTATCACTGAAAATGCTGAACTTGTTGAGAAG GTGAACGAGTTGTGCATTCAGCTAAACCAATCGCAGCGTGCTTTTGCTTCACCCCCTGAGAGCCTAGCAATTGAAGTACAGAAGTCTGATGCCTTAGAAGAAATACCCATTCACGACGAGATGATTAGAATTGACGACTCTGGAGACATTGAAACTGCACTGTTGGAGAGAAACTTATCAGAAGAAACAGTGCCGGTTTCTGTGAACCCGAATGGGGAAATAGATGTGGAATCACAGGTTGCAGTAGCTGGAGAAGCAGAAGAAGTAAGTGGTGGTGTGCCTCTGGTGGACGCTCCACTGATCGGTGCGCCGTTCAGGCTCGTCTCATTTGTAGCAAGATACGTGAGTGGTGCAGATTTGGCGGAAAAGAAACAGTTTTTGTAA
- the LOC103857791 gene encoding sporulation-specific protein 15 isoform X19, translated as MDDEKKKKRNKKKKNKQNNSKRADGDAIPTEDGNHNGDADIALINQVPDSIELEPSSQQIIINQADEPGVVDYTSPNSEAVLEETIKQLRDEIGSHLQKEAVFEETVRRLETENESHIQKEVQLEKMVADLRTQNEAHIEKEVQLEKTVADLRTQNEAHIEKEGLLEERLEHLKTENEAHIQSEALLEERLLHLRTENEAYIQKQAQLEERLLHLRTENETLKQNEEKLEERHVQYKTKNDVLVHEMSSTEVKMRELLDERSTFSQKEASLEKKLQQLQHDEESSTAAAEKSSIEMISSLNNEIGTLRAQVMKLEESRSNLQEQNNSLVETVSSLQVQRENHDNNVKGASEEELNSQIEAACTLVEKLITENAELVEKVNELCIQLNQSQRAFASPPESLAIEVQKSDALEEIPIHDEMIRIDDSGDIETALLERNLSEETVPVSVNPNGEIDVESQVAVAGEAEEVSGGVPLVDAPLIGAPFRLVSFVARYVSGADLAEKKQFL; from the exons ATGgatgatgagaagaagaagaagagaaacaagaagaagaagaacaagcaGAACAATAGCAAACGTGCAGACGGTGACGCTATACCTACCGAGGATGGGAATCATAACGGAGACGCTGACATTGCTCTAATCAACCAAGTCCCTGATTCCATTGAGTTGGAACCATCATCTCAACAGATCATCATCAAT CAGGCAGATGAACCTGGTGTTGTTGACTACACGTCTCCAAATAGCGAG GCGGTTCTGGAAGAAACAATCAAACAGTTACGTGATGAGATTGGGTCCCACCTTCAGAAAGAG GCTGTTTTTGAAGAAACTGTTAGACGCTTGGAAACTGAGAATGAATCTCACATACAGAAAGAG GTACAGTTAGAAAAAATGGTTGCGGATTTGAGAACGCAAAATGAAGCTCACATAGAGAAAGAG GTACAGTTAGAAAAAACGGTTGCGGATTTGAGAACGCAAAATGAAGCTCACATAGAGAAAGAG GGACTGTTAGAAGAGAGGCTTGAGCATTTGAAAACAGAAAATGAAGCTCACATTCAAAGTGAG GCACTGTTAGAAGAAAGGCTCTTGCATTTGAGAACAGAGAATGAAGCTTACATACAAAAACAG GCACAGTTAGAAGAAAGGCTCTTGCATTTGAGAACTGAGAATGAAACTCTCAAACAGAACGAG GAAAAGTTGGAGGAAAGACATGTTCAGTATAAAACAAAGAACGACGTGCTTGTTCATGAAATG TCTAGTACAGAAGTCAAAATGAGAGAATTGCTTGACGAAAGATCTACCTTCTCTCAGAAAGAG GCAAGTCTAGAGAAAAAACTTCAGCAACTTCAACATGATGAAGAATCTTCGACTGCAGCTGCGGAG AAGTCATCCATAGAAATGATTTCGAGCCTGAACAATGAAATTGGAACACTGCGAGCACAG GTAATGAAGTTGGAAGAATCTAGGAGTAATCTTCAGGAGCAGAACAATAGTCTTGTGGAAACTGTGTCCAGTCTTCAAGTCCAGCGTGAAAACCATGACAATAACGTGAAG GGTGCTTCTGAGGAAGAACTAAACTCACAGATTGAAGCAGCTTGTACTCTAGTTGAAAAGCTTATCACTGAAAATGCTGAACTTGTTGAGAAG GTGAACGAGTTGTGCATTCAGCTAAACCAATCGCAGCGTGCTTTTGCTTCACCCCCTGAGAGCCTAGCAATTGAAGTACAGAAGTCTGATGCCTTAGAAGAAATACCCATTCACGACGAGATGATTAGAATTGACGACTCTGGAGACATTGAAACTGCACTGTTGGAGAGAAACTTATCAGAAGAAACAGTGCCGGTTTCTGTGAACCCGAATGGGGAAATAGATGTGGAATCACAGGTTGCAGTAGCTGGAGAAGCAGAAGAAGTAAGTGGTGGTGTGCCTCTGGTGGACGCTCCACTGATCGGTGCGCCGTTCAGGCTCGTCTCATTTGTAGCAAGATACGTGAGTGGTGCAGATTTGGCGGAAAAGAAACAGTTTTTGTAA